A region of the Melitaea cinxia chromosome 1, ilMelCinx1.1, whole genome shotgun sequence genome:
tttcttgtattgtttgtttaatataagtattttcattttaaataaatttttcgttttatataaaagtttgttttctTTGGGCATCCTTTCTTATTTAACTACAAGTGAATGTGAATTAACCTTCCAAATTAGTGTTGTAttcgataaattaaaattaatcgttTCGAATTTTTGTTGAAAATGAAAATCGTCAAATCGTAATCGCTTTTGATTCATAATATTTGTGTATTCCTAAAGATGTTTCACACGAGTCGATTTTTAtagatctatactaatattataaagctgaagagtttgtttatttgtttgtttgaacgcgcttatctcagaaactactggtccgatttgaaaaattctgtGTTAGATaccccatttatcgaggaaggttataggtctatatatcatcacgcttaGACCGAAAAGAGctgagcaccaatgaagaatgtttcaaaatcgggggttcttttttttcttttgagagcttccgctgcgtgcgctgtgaaaacaaaGTTTCgaaaaaatcatgtatgacagaattgatcctctttaaaagttctaaataaAAGTCCGCAAcagcatattatattatatctatcttttaaggttggctcactataacctttttatgctaaccaagtttgttccaaaataatgtattatttcgaAGATGTTTTtgtaaacatgatattaatccttatctaaataaatgcgttattcatcacaagtatttaatttaaaacaaaatagcctttctTATAATTCGacttcaatgagtatctcaggagatatcgcagttttaaaataacatcgcagcaaaataatgatcaagtattgcgcgcgcctctgttccacgcggacgaagtcgcgcgcagaagctatacccaataaaaaaattagacacagGTGTTTAGAATTACTTAAAGAATACAGGTTTTTACTAGCTCCAGTATACGAACAGTCATGGCACGCTTGGTGCCTGTATTTCCTGGTCATTAGATGGTAAATTCAAACTTGACGTTCTAGCTTTACATGAAAAATTGTGTGCACCGTCAAACCCTTATATTTGACAAGTCGCAGAGCCAAAATATTATCTCGAAATGTCGAGCTGTATTTAACACCAAATCCTATTTATTGCACATCTCTTGAAATGCACGTTGTGCATGCCACACTGCGACACATTCTCTGACGATCCGTTCTTTTCATTTTCgtagttactattattattattataatcatcatttcacgtaccgtaccgtagtccctactttttgtctgtctgtctgtcgttCTGTTGGCTTATCTTTGGagcggctgaaccgatttttatgggataCTCATTAGAAGATAAAAAGTTTGGGGGCCAAACACAGGCTCctttttatcccgaaatttCCGCTAAATCGGGGTTTTACGCGGGAAAAACCATGTTTACCGTGTCCGAGTACCTAAcgcccagatagatatgaaatatccaaatattttttaataaatacgacaattttttgcgatcaaattctttttgtttagataattgtgttgaaTTTTTATGGGGCAATCATTAGAAGAAATAGAGATATTATAGTGATGAACGTTATAGGCAACtactttcctcaaattaacgcgggtgaaaccgcgatGCACAGCTAGTCTTTAATAAAGTGCAATTTTAGAAAGTATTATGATATTAAATCGCTAACCTAAACTCATGAAGTTTTATCTTCCATTCTATTATAGCTGCATAATTTTCGAGGGTTGACACTCCACTCACTAGAAGAATATTGATCGTATgaaatttaaagtattatagTTCTTttaagagtatatatatatatatatatatatatatatatatatatatatatatatatatatatataaatataggtaaatataGGTAATAggtaaatagtaattaaaactcACAGTACTTTACATGaagcttatattaaaaattttacaaactgAAGATACTTCTTAATAGTTTTAGACTTATTCTAAAGCATACTGTCAGTATTTGTATTTGGCGTGTTTCGCGTGCTTCCTGTGGTGCGGAGGGGTCGCGGGCGACGCGCGTCTTCGCCTCTCTCTGTCTCTCTCTCTATCTCTttccctctctctctctctttctcggTCTCTCTCCCGGTCTCGCTCTCTATCTCTTTCCCGTTCACGAGACCGTTCCCTTTCTCTATCCCGCTCGCGTGACCTGGATCGCGATCTTGATTTTCGTTCACTCCTAGGATAAGAAACAAATTTATCATCACAAAagtactaatattaaatatctttgaatatcatatcaaaaattgaccgctccagcggggtacgaacccgcgtctccgactgaccgtgtcggcgctctagccaattaagctatgcaacgatgtacccgctagatcgaaatttttgatatgatggggtaacacaaaaataaaaatcgtacatattaaatatctttCTCACAATATATATACTCTTAAAATGAACCATtcgtttacatatttaaaaaaatgttacaaaacttTTAGAATGGTTATATTTCCATACACTACTACTACTCGACTAGCCCGCTGGCGCAGTTTCTAGCAGCCCAGTCTataatagtcggctgttacctacaagACAAGCCATAAGTTGCTGCTTGCTTAGTGAACAAAtaactgtgtgtgtatgttataagacatTAGACAACTGGGTAACTaattcaacaaaataaataatagcggAAATATATTTGTCTTTACATTCGAAGAAGAATTTCAGACCGTAGAACCAAAATTCTACAAGAAACTGTGTTATCAAATACGGTACGTACCGAGAACGTTTAGGCGGTGGCGACAATGTGGGCTCTCGCGATTTTTTTGATTTCTTAGAAGACGTAGAGAACGCATCATCGTCTCCGCCCGGAGATCCTACTTCCTCTGCTTCCTTTGCTTCTCGGAGTgcctgaataaaaaaaaaaaaacacttaaatattctgaCTCGATACACACATATAGAGAAAAttgatatataaacaaaattactaaTGCTCGTACGGTAAAGTCacatttttacatatacaaTGAGTATAATGACCATATGAACGAGTAGTGTTCATATAAGTACGCCTCATGTATAATGTGTCTTCCACTTTCCTTGGCGAAATTTCCTAACGAAATTAGATAAACAGAATACCTATGCGCCCATGTTTAGAGACAATCTTATGTTTTGAGTGAGTCGCCACACTCCGGTAGTTGGgcggtggtggtggtggtggtggtggtggtggtggtggtggtggtggtggtagtGGCAGTGGTAGCTCACCTTCTTGATGAGCTTGCGGCGGTAGTGCTGCACCTGCGCGGGCGGCGCGAAGCCGGGTCGCAGGGCTCTGGCGCCGGCCTCCAGCTCGTCGGCGTACTTCAGCACCCGCAGCTCGATGTCCCGCAGGGTCTCGCGCTGGAGCGCCGCCTCGCCGCTGCGGCTGCGCGGGGACTCCACGCCCCTGGAAACGTTTGGGGGGGTGTATGAGGTACTGTGCTAATGAGCTTGAACGGAGAATCAAGGAGCTAATATTACGAGGTAACAAACTAATACACACGTAATTAATGCACAAAAAGGAAGTTTTTTAATTTGCACGAATACGATCCACTACGACTTATCTAAAAATGGTTTTCCAAGTTGTTTCCCACTATTTCTCGACCtatcaaatacaaaaacaaaaaaaatcgagtTGCTTTAGACtaaacgactgaagtaaaacttacgaaacttcACTTCacaaacttatatctccctctaaaCTTCCATTCGCCTAATCCGAATatactctcgtcacgcattcccCCCCcttactccccgagtcaagcgtacgtaaagaagtttcacttcaaaaaacatATATCAAGTTGGGAGTTGGGATATTCCGTCCAAACCCCAGATACTAAAGCCTTACCCGTCGGGCGGCGGCGGCGTGGGCTCGCGCGGCTCGGGCGCGGCGGGCTCCACGCTCTCCCAGCGCGACGGCACGAAGCCCGCCACGCCGCGCCCCTCGCCCTCGCCCTCGCCCTCCCCGTCCTCCGCCGAGCCCTCCGCTTCCAGCGGAACGCCGTCTATGTCCTCATCCACTGAAAACGGTAAATTgaactttatttattgttttctcaTCTTTACAAGACCATGTGCGGTTTTTTAATTGTATGcggcaattattttaattatatttttttctctcttctttttaatctttgttttttttttatgaggcTGTATATAATACAATCTTTGTCTATTCTTACGAATTTGGCATTTCATTTAAAAGTCGTTtgtcaaaacaaaaaagaattaatgtTTAGTTAGTACTAATGTTTCACTTTATCGACATTTTTTagggctaagaaaaatagtattggacgATTAAGCAGAAGTACGTTGCTAcagtagctcgtatattaagacaaagtaaaatttaaaataggcTTAGCAATTTTTTCATGTTTAACGTGatctatatgtatgttacacttgacttgctgctgctgattatggtagataaaggatataaaaataaaagttaaaacgtaaatatattttgtactatttAATTGCTATGAATGAGCTCACGAACGCGCTGTACGATGATGATATGTGAACGTGAACTGATGTATGTAGCTAATGAATCGTGCAATTAACATAAAGTGCTGATCGGGCGATATGTATGTGCGGCTGAACCGTACACTATAAGACCTACAGATTcctttgaaggaacgcagttaggagtcaagcgatgtgtattttaaaaaatgcacATTGTAAGTATGAGTTTTTTCGAAGTCACTCAACCCTTTATTCGTTGTATTCGACCGCAGTCTGTACACAAAGCGAACGCtgttaatattattctttttttttttttttttttttttatgtcactaggtcagcaaacaagcgtacggctcacctgatggtaagcgattaccgtagcttatagacgcctgcaacaccagaagcatcgcaagcgctttgccgctccaatccccaacccccccaggagctctggtcaccttactcaccaacaggaacacaatactgtttgataacagtattattttgctgtgatcttctgtaaggtcgaggtactacctcagtcgggctgctccatattttgagcaggaaattcctgctgtgccctacctcagttaaataatattaacacaacCGTACCGTACAACTTAAACCacgccccccccccccacccccgAGTGGGGGACCGATGCACGTGAACTCACCGGGCACGCCGTCGATGTCCGCGGCGTCGGGCCTGACGGTGAGCTGCGGCGGGCGCTGCTCGGCGAGGCGGCGCAGCGCGGCCccgtccagcgggccggagccGCCCGAGCCGCCGGACGCGCCGGACGCCGTCGACCCGTCCGGCGACGCGGCGCCCGACCCCGGCTCCTCGCCCGCCGGCTCGCCGCTCGTGCGCAGCTCGCCCTTTCAAATTATACGCATTTATTATGTACGGTCTCGACATCGTTgcactataaaaattaaatattttaaatatacgtatatattatatattattttataaacgtatatattgttttatatatacgtTACAACTAACTTACAGTTACTTAAACGTACAGATAGCCCTAAAATAAGAACCTACAACTTTATACCTTGAGCAAAAACCTCACATAACACAGTTACAAATGACATGGACCAATGGTTTGCACGATGATTGCGCGACTATCGCATAATTaatttgaagtaaaagttcCACATGCAAAATCTAATCGGACTACTCGTAGAGATATCCCGAGCGCAGTCGGGCCCACCTTGTCGTGGCCCAGGAAGACGTCGTTGATGTGCAGCAGGAAGTCCGTGGGGTAGACGGCCCAGTCGGCCCAGGCCTGCAGGATGCGCGTGACGCGCGCGCGGAAGCCCTCCTGCTGCAGGCGCGACGACATGCGCGCCCAGGCCGCGTGGCACTCGCGCATGATCTGCGGGAGGCGCTGCTGGAAGCTGGAACGTGGGGCGGGTTCGCTTGAGGCTGTGTGGAGCCTGGCTGGGGAAGTGCCTCAACCTTACACTAGATTAAAGccaataatattgctttcaagtagtgctATATTCCTGTGGTGGCCAGAACTCGCGGGGTAAGTTGGGTGTCTACACCATCTACTAcatcggcaacgcgtttgttatgcttctggtgttgcagccgtaCTTAagttacggtaaccgcttaccaccaggtgggCTGTACACCACtctagttgtatgaaaaagtggTTGTGATAGCATTGTAGTGTGTTTGCAATTAGTGTCGTGGTGCAGGATGTCGGACAGCAGGTAGAGGCGGGTGGAGCGGGGAGCGGAGGGTGGTACTCACGCGCCGCGGTAGGCGCTGGCGTTGGTGAGCTTGGCGTCGGCGTTGGTGAGCTTGGCGCCGGCGTTGGTGAGCTTGGCGCCGGCGTTGGTGAGCTTGGCGCCGGCGTTGTGCAGCACGTCGGACAGCAGGTAGAGGGGGCGGGGCGGGGAGCGGGGGGCGGTACTCACGCGGGGCGGGGAGCGGGCGGCGGTACTCACGCGCCGCGGTAGGCGCTGGCGTTGGTGAGCTTGGCGCCGGCGTTGTGCAGCACGTCGGACAGCAGGTAGAGGGGGCGGGGCGGGGAGCGGGGGGCGGTACTCACGCGCCGCGGTAGGCGCTGGCGTTGGTGAGCTTGGCGCCGGCGTTGTGCAGCACGTCGGACAGCAGGTAGAGGGGGCGGGGCGGGGAGCGGGGGGCGGTACTCACGCGCCGCGGTAGGCGCTGGCGTTGGTGAGCTTGGCGCCGGCGTTGTGCAGCACGTCGGACAGCAGGTAGAGGCGCGCgacgcggcgcggcggcgcggtGCGCGGCTGCGCCAGCGCCTCGGCCAGGCACGCCGCCACCTCGCCCGCCGCCTCCGCGTGCTCCAGGCACCACGCCATGGCCTCGCCCACGCTGCGCCGCGCCGGCGTCAGCGAGCGGATGATGTCCTCCAGCCGGTCGCGCTGGCTGCGGGCGAGATGTAGCTGTACTCGTAGCCGACGAGTGTAACGCACCGTAAACGCACACGCGCACGCACGCTCAcgcatacacacgcacacacacacacttacacGTACGCGCACGCTTGTAGACACAAAAGCACACACATCCcgtcataaattatatattatttgatttgatATCTGTATGTTCCCGTTTTTTTGGCTTTAAATTTAGTGGTATTAAAATtgacattgttttatttgtgaaaGTAAATGGATGATCTctttttttgaaaacaaaaaaaaaatgcatacattcatttatttaaagaaaagcTTACTTTGTAGACAGTGTGCCTCTAATATTGTCTTTGGCGTCTTCTTCTTCTACCAACTCATCAGGCATACCAGCAGTGTACAAATTCATAACTGGCGGACGCCAAACTGACCCGCCTGCAATAATAGTCACATGTTAGCTATTCAATCAATATGGGTAAAACAACAAGACAGACTATTTAGCCTATTCCATTTGCCAAGCCGCAACTAGAGGGCGCAACTCGAGATGTTAAAAAAAGGTTGAGTCTTAAAAGCAAAAGAAAACCATCTCACCTTTAAACATCCTAAAGTCTTCTAACGACCAACTCTTGGGCGAATCTCCTTGTAGCATCGAAAACAACTTCCAGCGGTAATATATGTGTGCTGGCGACTGGTTCTCGAAGAGGAACCGGAAGAAGGGATTGTTCATCTCCTTGTTCATGATGATGGCTTCGAACATAGGACCTTCGCGGATCACGAACTCAACCATACGGTGGATCAACATTAAGATGTtcctgtaaataattatatcatttttttttagtctCGTTTCAAACCTAATTAGGCAtactaatatttacttatataaaaagtgtagtaaagataacaaataaaaaaccttaCCTTTCTGTCGGTATCACCACTTTTACTATGGATTGTGATAGaatctgaaaaaataaaaaataattaatatatatactctCACAAATTTTTGCAAcaaatttctgaaatatttaaatgatactGACCTGCTCGTATTCTGCTCTATCTTCAGGATCGCTCGGATAATATTCACCGGGTCGCACTCTTGGTATCTgagaaataataacataatatattaataatattacttatacaGCTAGAGGAACGTCAAAAGATGAAGaaagctcacctgatggtaagcgataaccgtagcttataatacacttgcaacaccagaagcatcgcaaactcTTTAGCAATCCTACCCACGACCAGCGTTGCCATACGTACGGATTTATCCGTACACGTACGGAATTTAATGTGTTACGTCCGGACACAAATTGCGTACGGATTTTGTTCGGATTTTCAcgtaaaacgtaaaatttttaaatagttatacaAGGAAATTCATATAAACGTCGATAAATTGGTATTTTTTACACTCGACATCCCTAGAATTGCAAAAAAACGAACTTGGTTGTCTATAACGGGGAATTACCCGAATGACCGTTTAATATTCACCATATAGAATGACAAAGATAGCATGTTACATGGTAGCGTTTTTTGCAATAGTGaatgaaaaagataaatatatattacgctTTGTTTTCTTGTTTACATGTAACGAATGAATGTCGACAAATATAATTCTTTCTCAGTGACGCAATTAAAGCAATAaacattgtttgttttttggGCTTGTGAAGTTGCgacgttttattatttgtgtggTGAATGAATCCCATTATATAGTAATTATGAGTGAAGTCCCGAAAAAATCACGTAGAATGCAACGTTTTAACAAGGACTGGTTAAACGAAACGCCTGGGTTTAAAGCCTGGGTCACTCGTAGTAAAAAAGGTGAATTTTTTGCATTTTGCAAATACTGCTTGACGGATCTTTGTATAGGAAGTGGTGGAAAAAAAGATCTTTATAAACATATGACATCCGTTAAACACCAAAACTCTGTTCCTAGCAGCAGCCAAAGATCACTTGTAGAGTTTTTGCCAAAAACATATGATACTGCAAAGAAAGGTGAAGTATTACTTTCTGCTTTTATTGCCGAGCATAATTTAGCTTTGAATATTATGGAGCATCTGAcacagttaattaaaaatatatgtagtgaTTCACAAATTGCTAAAGAAATGACTTGTGGTAGGACTAAAACCACTGCTATTATAAAGTCAGTTACTGGACAAACCGGAAAGAACATTGTTGTCGAACATTGCCGAAAAAATAAGTTTTCCCTAATTGTTGACGAAAGTACTGACAGGGGTTGCATCAAACACCTTTGTATGGTAGCAAGAATATATAAAGATCACAAAGTCGTTGACTCATTTTTGGGTCTCATCCCTCTTCAAGATGCTCAGCTTCAGATGATAAATTTAGAAGAATATTGGAAGAAAATCATAACAGCCACAAATCCAGTGGATGAGAACGTGTTGTATCCGATTTTTAGGCAGATTTGTTTCGGAATTGATGTGTTTGCCTCATTCAAGCGCAGCAGTTGAGCGAATTTTGTCTgctattaatttaatgaaaaacaaGCAACGAAATCAACAGAGACAATCGAAGGACTTCATACGAAACagttgttcttcttcttcttttactttggctccCTGAAGGATTTGCCAAAACAGTTGTTAGGATATACACCTATATagtatagttttaatttaaatgttgacACTgacatgttaaaaaaattgaataaagatATGTATAAATAACTTTTGCTTTGGACTCTACTTTATGGTCGAGTGTTAGTTACAAGTgctttgtattgttattgtgtAATTATAGTTTATCATCAATATCTGTTGTAATATCTGTCTGTTTTGGTTGTGTTGTTGCTTATATTGTGATTGTTTAactgtaagtatatattaaattacattttcgcAATGGATGTCGAACCGCCAGATCCTGGTGGAGGTTATGATCCTGAAAATTTAACGATCCcattaattaatagaaaaaggcgtccaaatattgataatttaacAGATACAAATATATCTCAGTCCAAAAAAGCTGTGACTTCTACCTTAACATCACCTTCTATGCAACTTACGTACATTCACCcggattttaataatgaaaagttACATTATTCTGCAAATGATTCCGCCCCTTTTGTTGTCCATGTTTCAAAAAGTGAATTAGAACCTAATAGTGGGATGACACTCCGACCCATACAGTTTggacattttttgtttaaaaataatataaaaaacgtgGTTATGGATGGTATTAAGAGGATAGGTCGTAATCGCATCTCTATTGAGTTTAAGTCAGCTGACCACGCCAATTCCTTTTTGGACTTACCAGCAATCAGTACTGCGGGTTACATAGCTTCGGTCCCCTCCTACAGCGTTTCTCGTATGGGAGTTGTTAGAGAGGTGCCCGTTGAATGGTCCATGGAGGAGTTAGTAGAAAATTTAGAAATCCCAAATGGTTATGGAAAAGTAGTTAGAGCACGGAGAATGAGCCGGAAATCATTTAATGAGAATAATGCCCCTGTATGGATCCCTACACAGTCTGTTGTTCTCACATTTACGGGGCAGAAACTTCCTCCccgtgtattttgtttttttacatcatTACCCGTTGAAACTTACATTTTACCTATTATTCAATGCAATAAATGCTGCCGTTTTGGACACGTAAAGGCACAATGCAGGTCTAAAGCTAGGTGCTACAAATGTTCTGGAATGCATGATGGAGAAAATTGCTCAGTCCAAACCCCCTCTTGTCTGTTCTGTTCCGGTCATCATAAGGCCAATGACTCATCCTGCCCTGAACATTCCAGACAAAAATCTATTAAGCTTGTTATGTCACAGGAAAGCATTTCTTACCTTGAAGCGTCTGCTAGATTCCCGCAAGTCAGGCGCTCATTTGCCGACTCAACCAGAACCAATTCTCCCACTTCACCATCTACTAGTGTTATAAGACAACCATCTCCTACAACATCTTCCTATAAAAAAACTGTAGTTACACAGCGACGTCCCTTATTGCCTACAAGCCCTGGTTATGATCATCAAGCCCACCAGGCAATTATCGAATCCCCTCCTTCAACCTCACATAATGGGTGTGCTATCCCACAAAACACAATCTCACCGAACGACAATCTAATAGAACAATTAATTTCTCTTCTTGTTAACATGATTTCTCGGTGCCAGGCTTCTCAATCCTCCGGGATGACAGGAATGATGGAAAAGCTGGATCAGCCATTCTGGTGTCCAGTAAATGTGTATATTCCTTAATTCCTACTTCATCGCATAGTGATGAGATTAATGTTGTAGCTGTGCGTGTATTAAATGTCTCTTTTGTAAGTGTATATATTTCTAGGCCTAGCCCTACCCTTCTTACTCAATTTTCAACAATTTTGTCCTCGGTACCTTCTCCCATTATTGTTTTGGGGGACTTTAATTTGCACCATATTTCTTGGGGTTCCTATTTTTGTGACAATTTATCC
Encoded here:
- the LOC123654466 gene encoding LOW QUALITY PROTEIN: U2 snRNP-associated SURP motif-containing protein (The sequence of the model RefSeq protein was modified relative to this genomic sequence to represent the inferred CDS: substituted 3 bases at 3 genomic stop codons); this encodes MKKIXDEXLRRFXLGQMSNRGLSKKELEELRKKEEEEAAAHVFKEFVETFQEVPSTTSKVWVKAGTYDAGARKEDTSERGKLYKPMSRLDDKVRTVTEADVVRSLAQRPEPPGRPKNKKAGDKKKSNLELFKEELRQIQEERSERHKYKNVLRDRGVVGVEPVLDMIPDVGSYDTGDPNTTNLYLGNLNPKITEQQLMEIFGRYGPLASIKIMWPRSDEEKARGRNCGFVAFMSRKDGERALRCINGKEIMNYEMKLGWGKAVVIPPVPIYIPPALQQPCKPPPPSGLPFNAQPPKHLAGKIPRVRPGEYYPSDPEDRAEYEQILSQSIVKVVIPTERNILMLIHRMVEFVIREGPMFEAIIMNKEMNNPFFRFLFENQSPAHIYYRWKLFSMLQGDSPKSWSLEDFRMFKGGSVWRPPVMNLYTAGMPDELVEEEDAKDNIRGTLSTNQRDRLEDIIRSLTPARRSVGEAMAWCLEHAEAAGEVAACLAEALAQPRTAPPRRVARLYLLSDVLHNAGAKLTNASAYRGAFQQRLPQIMRECHAAWARMSSRLQQEGFRARVTRILQAWADWAVYPTDFLLHINDVFLGHDKGELRTSGEPAGEEPGSGAASPDGSTASGASGGSGGSGPLDGAALRRLAEQRPPQLTVRPDAADIDGVPVDEDIDGVPLEAEGSAEDGEGEGEGEGRGVAGFVPSRWESVEPAAPEPREPTPPPPDGTSYTPPNVSRGVESPRSRSGEAALQRETLRDIELRVLKYADELEAGARALRPGFAPPAQVQHYRRKLIKKALREAKEAEEVGSPGGDDDAFSTSSKKSKKSREPTLSPPPKRSRYVPSERKSRSRSRSRERDRERERERERDRERDRERRRRASPATPPHHRKHAKHAKYKY